The Kosakonia sacchari SP1 genome includes a window with the following:
- the hutU gene encoding urocanate hydratase, producing the protein MSSELSRYRDVEIRAPRGTTLNAKSWLTEAPLRMLMNNLDPDVAENPKELVVYGGIGRAARNWECFDKMVEALKQLNDDETLLVQSGKPVGVFKTHSNAPRVLIANSNLVPHWANWEHFNELDAKGLAMYGQMTAGSWIYIGSQGIVQGTYETFVEAGRQHYNGSLVGRWVLTAGLGGMGGAQPLAATLAGACSLNIECQQSRIDFRLRTGYVDEQATDLDDALARIERYTREGKAISVALHGNAAEVLPELVKRGVRPDLVTDQTSAHDPLNGYLPIGWQWEAYRERAKSEPAVVTQAAKASMAEHVKAMLAFQQQGIPTFDYGNNIRQMAKEMGVSNAFDFPGFVPAYIRPLFCRGIGPFRWAALSGDAEDIYRTDEKVKELIADDAHLHRWLDMAKERISFQGLPARICWVGLGQRARLGLAFNEMVRRGEVSAPIVIGRDHLDSGSVASPNRETEAMKDGSDAVSDWPLLNALLNTASGATWVSLHHGGGVGMGFSQHSGMVIVCDGTDEAAERIARVLHNDPATGVMRHADAGYDSAIACAKEHGLNLPMIAK; encoded by the coding sequence ATGAGTAGTGAATTATCCCGTTATCGTGATGTTGAGATCAGAGCGCCACGCGGCACGACATTGAATGCGAAAAGCTGGCTGACCGAAGCGCCGCTGCGCATGCTGATGAACAACCTTGATCCCGACGTCGCGGAAAACCCGAAAGAGCTGGTGGTTTATGGAGGAATTGGACGGGCAGCGCGTAATTGGGAGTGCTTTGACAAAATGGTTGAAGCGCTAAAGCAGCTCAACGATGACGAAACGCTGCTGGTGCAGTCCGGTAAACCGGTCGGCGTGTTTAAAACCCACAGTAACGCACCGCGCGTACTGATCGCCAACTCCAACCTGGTTCCCCACTGGGCTAACTGGGAGCACTTTAACGAGCTGGACGCTAAAGGGCTGGCGATGTACGGCCAGATGACCGCCGGCTCCTGGATCTATATCGGCAGCCAGGGGATCGTTCAGGGTACGTATGAAACCTTTGTCGAAGCGGGTCGCCAGCACTATAACGGTTCACTGGTCGGCCGCTGGGTGCTGACCGCAGGTCTGGGCGGCATGGGCGGTGCGCAGCCGCTGGCCGCCACGCTGGCGGGCGCCTGCTCGCTGAACATTGAGTGCCAGCAATCGCGCATCGATTTCCGCCTGCGTACCGGGTATGTGGATGAGCAGGCAACGGATCTGGACGATGCGCTGGCGCGTATTGAACGCTATACCCGCGAAGGCAAAGCCATCTCGGTGGCGCTGCACGGCAATGCGGCAGAAGTCTTACCGGAACTGGTTAAACGCGGTGTTCGCCCCGATCTTGTGACCGATCAAACCAGCGCCCACGATCCGCTGAACGGCTATTTGCCGATTGGCTGGCAGTGGGAAGCGTATCGCGAACGTGCGAAGAGTGAACCGGCCGTGGTGACTCAGGCGGCGAAAGCCTCCATGGCCGAGCACGTTAAAGCAATGCTCGCCTTCCAACAGCAGGGCATTCCGACCTTCGACTATGGCAACAATATTCGCCAGATGGCGAAAGAGATGGGCGTCAGTAACGCCTTCGATTTCCCGGGTTTTGTGCCCGCCTATATTCGCCCGCTGTTCTGTCGCGGTATCGGGCCATTCCGCTGGGCCGCGCTCTCCGGTGATGCGGAAGATATCTATCGCACCGATGAAAAGGTAAAAGAGCTGATCGCGGATGATGCGCATCTGCACCGCTGGCTGGATATGGCGAAAGAGCGCATCAGTTTCCAGGGCTTACCTGCGCGAATCTGCTGGGTTGGTCTTGGGCAGCGCGCACGCCTGGGGCTGGCGTTTAACGAAATGGTGCGTCGCGGCGAAGTCTCCGCACCGATTGTCATTGGCCGCGATCACCTGGACTCCGGCTCCGTTGCCAGCCCGAACCGCGAAACCGAAGCGATGAAAGATGGCTCCGATGCAGTTTCCGACTGGCCTTTGCTGAATGCGTTGCTCAATACCGCCAGCGGCGCAACCTGGGTTTCTCTGCACCACGGCGGAGGCGTCGGCATGGGCTTCTCGCAGCATTCGGGGATGGTTATCGTCTGTGATGGTACGGATGAAGCGGCAGAGCGTATTGCCCGCGTACTGCATAACGATCCGGCGACGGGCGTGATGCGCCATGCCGATGCAGGCTATGATTCAGCTATCGC
- a CDS encoding ABC transporter ATP-binding protein has translation MITFNNVTKHYHDGTVVVDGLNLVAPGGKITVLVGPSGCGKTTSLRMINRLVEPSSGTILLNGESTAQMDVVQLRRRIGYVIQNAGLFPHKTIIDNIATTAILNGAAKSKARARAAELLEVVGLAPQLAKRYPWQLSGGQQQRVGVARALAADPEFMLMDEPFSAVDPVVREQLQEEFLRIQKEVSKTIIMVTHDIDEAMKLGDCVAVLKPGGKLAQLATPGELLNAPQSEFVADFIGRDRGYRKLSFHTSAPLTALQAEPIIEMGATLAQARNISTQRWLLVTQQGRACGWFDTHQQVTVIAPENVNLGATFSPQGGTLRQLLDSALSSPCHRAVVVDEQLAPLGSLALDNVLDACKSLTQEAL, from the coding sequence ATGATTACTTTCAACAATGTGACCAAGCATTATCACGACGGTACCGTCGTGGTCGATGGCCTGAACCTTGTCGCGCCAGGAGGCAAAATTACTGTGCTGGTGGGGCCGTCGGGTTGTGGGAAAACCACCTCATTACGCATGATCAACCGGCTGGTGGAGCCCTCTTCCGGGACGATTTTGCTCAATGGTGAATCCACCGCTCAGATGGATGTTGTGCAGCTGCGCCGCCGTATTGGTTACGTGATCCAGAATGCCGGATTGTTCCCGCATAAAACTATCATCGATAACATTGCCACTACCGCCATCCTTAATGGTGCGGCGAAAAGCAAAGCCAGGGCCAGAGCGGCAGAATTACTGGAAGTGGTCGGCCTGGCGCCGCAACTGGCGAAACGCTATCCGTGGCAACTCTCCGGCGGACAACAGCAGCGCGTCGGCGTGGCGCGTGCGCTGGCTGCCGACCCGGAATTTATGCTGATGGACGAACCCTTCAGCGCCGTTGACCCCGTGGTGCGTGAACAGTTGCAGGAAGAGTTTCTGCGCATTCAGAAAGAGGTCAGCAAGACCATCATTATGGTCACGCACGATATTGATGAAGCAATGAAACTGGGTGATTGCGTTGCGGTGCTGAAACCTGGTGGCAAGCTGGCGCAACTGGCGACGCCGGGCGAACTGCTGAATGCGCCGCAGAGCGAATTTGTTGCTGACTTCATTGGCCGCGACCGCGGTTATCGCAAACTCAGTTTCCACACTTCCGCACCGCTGACGGCGTTACAGGCGGAACCGATCATTGAAATGGGCGCGACTCTTGCGCAGGCACGCAATATCAGCACACAGCGTTGGTTGCTGGTGACGCAGCAGGGCAGAGCCTGCGGCTGGTTTGACACGCATCAGCAGGTAACGGTGATAGCGCCGGAAAACGTGAACCTTGGCGCGACGTTTTCTCCGCAGGGCGGCACGCTGCGCCAGTTGCTGGATTCGGCGCTCAGTTCTCCCTGCCATCGTGCCGTGGTGGTCGATGAACAGCTTGCCCCGCTGGGATCGCTGGCGCTGGACAATGTGCTGGATGCCTGCAAGTCGCTGACGCAGGAGGCGCTATGA
- a CDS encoding ABC transporter permease produces the protein MRFDWLWGQSDRILSLLLWHCYLSIMPILIGLLLAIPVGWAVNNLPKVKSIILNLFGLLYTIPSLALFVLLPPLLNTQILDPINVVVALTIYSFALLVRTVCDGLDSVAEDTRQSAFALGYKPLQQFLQIDLPLAVPVIGSGLRVAVVSNVSIVSVAALIGAPQLGSLFTQGFQLQFLTPIIAGIVLCIALAFILDCLVVAITRSLSRWQPQRG, from the coding sequence ATGAGATTTGACTGGCTGTGGGGGCAAAGCGACAGGATCCTCAGCTTGCTGCTCTGGCACTGCTATTTGTCGATTATGCCGATCCTGATTGGCCTGCTGCTGGCGATCCCGGTGGGTTGGGCGGTGAACAACCTGCCAAAAGTGAAAAGTATCATCCTGAACCTGTTCGGCCTGCTGTACACCATTCCGTCGCTGGCGCTGTTCGTCCTGTTGCCGCCGCTGCTGAATACGCAAATTCTCGACCCAATTAACGTGGTTGTGGCGCTGACTATCTACAGCTTTGCGCTGCTGGTCAGAACCGTGTGCGACGGTCTGGATTCCGTCGCCGAAGATACCCGGCAGTCTGCTTTTGCGCTGGGGTACAAGCCGCTACAGCAATTTTTGCAGATCGACCTGCCGCTTGCCGTACCGGTGATCGGCTCCGGGCTGCGTGTAGCTGTGGTTTCGAATGTCAGCATCGTGTCAGTTGCCGCGCTGATTGGCGCGCCGCAGTTAGGTTCGCTGTTTACCCAGGGGTTTCAGCTTCAGTTCCTCACCCCGATTATCGCCGGGATTGTGCTGTGCATCGCGCTGGCCTTCATTCTCGATTGCCTGGTGGTGGCGATAACCCGCTCTTTAAGCCGCTGGCAACCGCAAAGGGGATAA
- a CDS encoding ABC transporter permease: protein MNEWFFDPSHWFGDDGIVPLLLQHIGYSAAALAIAVAIAFPVGCYTGHTGKGEALLIGTTNALRSLPSFGLIILLVILLAGYFESDLAFVFPCIIVLVVLALPPVALGVHAGIRSVDPSVHDAAKGIGLTPLQVLLQVELPCAMPLILSGIRSAALQIVSTATIAAYVSLGGLGRLIIDGRAANDFAQMTAGALLVALLALIIDLFFSLSGKVVVSPGITRKTKNQ, encoded by the coding sequence ATGAATGAATGGTTTTTCGATCCCAGCCACTGGTTCGGAGACGACGGCATTGTGCCGCTGCTGTTGCAGCATATCGGTTACAGCGCGGCGGCGCTGGCGATTGCCGTCGCCATTGCGTTTCCGGTCGGCTGCTACACCGGGCATACAGGGAAAGGGGAAGCGCTGCTGATTGGCACCACCAATGCCCTGCGTTCGTTGCCCTCTTTTGGTCTGATTATTTTGCTGGTGATCCTGCTGGCGGGTTATTTCGAATCAGATTTGGCCTTTGTTTTTCCCTGCATCATCGTGCTGGTAGTGCTGGCGCTGCCGCCCGTGGCGCTGGGTGTACATGCGGGTATCCGTTCTGTCGATCCCAGCGTGCATGACGCGGCAAAAGGGATTGGTCTGACACCGCTTCAGGTGCTGTTGCAGGTTGAGTTGCCCTGCGCAATGCCGCTGATCCTCTCCGGGATCCGCAGTGCCGCGCTGCAAATTGTCTCCACAGCGACCATTGCGGCATATGTTTCACTCGGCGGCCTGGGGCGATTGATTATCGACGGGCGTGCTGCCAACGACTTTGCACAGATGACTGCCGGGGCCCTCCTCGTCGCGCTGCTGGCATTGATCATTGATCTCTTTTTTTCGCTTTCAGGGAAAGTCGTGGTTTCACCGGGCATCACCCGGAAAACCAAAAACCAGTGA
- a CDS encoding ABC transporter substrate-binding protein, protein MIKKRYLTLFSAALLSVASSVWAADAGQKVIIGSADFPENQLLATIYAGALEAQNIPVEKKLNIGSREVYIPALLDGSITVIPEYSGALLSYLDAKNDAHSSEDVAKALAAKLPEKVKMLNTSTAQNSDVLAVTKKTADKYKLKTIDDLKPVAGQLVLGGPAEWKTRHEGVPGLREVYGLNFKTFKVLDVAGPLTLTALKNNQIQVADLTSTTPEIKKDHLVALEDPKHLFAAQNIVPIIASSTLNPTIESTLNKISAQLTTEDLIAMNEQLAEFASIDDVAHQWLVKHQLSK, encoded by the coding sequence ATGATTAAGAAACGCTATTTAACGTTGTTCAGTGCCGCGCTGCTGTCTGTCGCTTCTTCTGTCTGGGCTGCGGATGCCGGCCAGAAAGTGATTATTGGTTCGGCGGATTTTCCGGAAAACCAGTTGCTGGCGACCATTTACGCCGGGGCGCTGGAAGCGCAAAACATTCCAGTCGAGAAAAAACTCAACATTGGTAGCCGTGAAGTCTATATCCCGGCGCTGCTCGATGGTTCCATCACCGTGATCCCTGAGTACAGCGGCGCGCTGTTAAGCTATCTGGATGCGAAAAACGACGCGCACAGTTCGGAAGATGTGGCGAAAGCGCTGGCCGCTAAGCTGCCGGAAAAAGTGAAAATGCTGAACACGTCCACGGCGCAAAACAGCGATGTACTGGCGGTAACGAAGAAAACCGCCGACAAATACAAACTGAAAACCATCGACGATCTGAAACCTGTCGCCGGGCAGTTAGTGCTTGGCGGCCCGGCGGAGTGGAAAACTCGTCATGAAGGCGTTCCCGGCCTGCGTGAAGTTTACGGTCTGAATTTCAAAACCTTCAAAGTGCTGGATGTTGCTGGCCCGCTGACGCTGACAGCGCTGAAAAATAACCAGATTCAAGTAGCTGACCTGACCTCCACTACACCGGAAATCAAAAAAGATCACCTGGTTGCGCTGGAAGATCCGAAACACCTGTTTGCCGCGCAGAACATTGTGCCCATTATCGCCAGCAGCACACTGAACCCGACCATTGAAAGCACGCTGAACAAAATCTCCGCGCAGCTCACCACCGAAGATCTGATCGCCATGAACGAGCAGCTTGCTGAGTTCGCCAGCATTGATGATGTGGCGCACCAGTGGCTGGTTAAACACCAACTGAGCAAGTAA
- a CDS encoding HAL/PAL/TAL family ammonia-lyase — protein sequence MTTTIRSSMPHMDAVTLGTDATTIDELVRIADGAQVVLADDALAQMDKVSGYIRKAIADGKVIYGLTTGVGDLVTERLSADQIASVQLNMLRSHACGMGPDLSVREVRAMMAVMLKSLLQGYSGVSSELAQRMCLMLNRQVTPWSPASGSVGYLIATAHIGLSLFGEGQCWYQGELLPSADALAKAGIAPRIPGPREGHALISGTYEITALACLAVQDFEQLLPVADMAGGMCLEALKGNTRGYDARLHALRPHDGQQETARILRRLLRGSEILQHYRDYRVQDALSLRCIPQIHGAVRDQLAHCRHIVTTELNSVTDNPVFLIEDDALVILPGGNGHGAPLALALDALAVAIAQLSTASQARSDRITNVHLSGLPAFLVGKSGANSGMMIPPYVAAALAGDNRSLAAPASVHTVSTCAGQEDHISMGVSSARKAMQAVANAVDIVAIELLCACQAIEFHRPLRASVGTELTLSQVRQQVAFRETDTPLYTDMHAVRDLIADGELSRQLTLLIKEGADE from the coding sequence ATGACGACAACAATCCGTTCTTCCATGCCGCATATGGATGCGGTCACCTTAGGCACGGATGCCACGACCATTGATGAGCTGGTGCGCATTGCCGATGGCGCTCAGGTTGTTCTGGCTGATGATGCGCTGGCGCAAATGGATAAGGTCAGCGGGTACATTCGTAAGGCGATTGCTGACGGGAAGGTGATTTATGGTCTGACAACCGGCGTGGGAGACCTGGTGACCGAGCGTCTCTCTGCGGATCAAATTGCCAGCGTGCAACTCAATATGCTGCGCAGTCACGCCTGCGGGATGGGACCGGATTTGTCGGTGCGGGAAGTGCGGGCGATGATGGCGGTGATGCTGAAATCGCTGTTGCAGGGCTACAGCGGCGTCAGCTCTGAACTGGCGCAGCGTATGTGTCTGATGCTGAACCGGCAGGTGACGCCATGGTCGCCTGCCAGCGGTTCCGTGGGGTATCTGATTGCTACTGCACATATCGGCTTATCGTTGTTTGGCGAAGGGCAGTGCTGGTATCAGGGCGAGCTGTTGCCTTCCGCCGACGCGCTGGCGAAAGCAGGCATTGCGCCACGTATTCCCGGCCCGCGCGAAGGACACGCGCTGATCAGCGGCACGTATGAAATTACCGCACTGGCTTGTCTGGCAGTGCAGGATTTCGAGCAGTTGCTGCCGGTCGCGGATATGGCAGGCGGCATGTGTCTCGAAGCGCTGAAAGGCAATACCCGCGGCTATGACGCGCGTCTGCACGCCCTGCGTCCGCATGACGGGCAACAAGAAACAGCGCGCATTTTGCGCCGTTTACTGCGCGGCAGCGAGATCCTCCAGCATTACCGCGACTACCGGGTGCAGGACGCGCTCAGCTTACGCTGCATCCCGCAAATCCATGGCGCGGTGCGCGATCAACTGGCGCATTGCCGTCATATCGTTACCACCGAACTCAATTCGGTGACCGACAACCCGGTGTTTTTGATTGAAGACGATGCGCTGGTGATTTTGCCTGGCGGCAACGGTCACGGTGCGCCGCTGGCGCTGGCACTCGATGCGCTGGCGGTGGCTATTGCGCAACTGAGCACCGCGTCGCAGGCGCGTTCTGACCGTATTACTAACGTGCATCTTAGCGGCTTACCGGCGTTTCTGGTCGGTAAAAGCGGAGCCAATTCCGGGATGATGATCCCGCCGTATGTCGCCGCCGCGCTCGCCGGGGATAATCGCAGCCTGGCGGCACCCGCCAGCGTACATACGGTTTCCACCTGTGCCGGGCAGGAAGACCATATCAGCATGGGCGTCTCCTCGGCGCGAAAAGCGATGCAGGCGGTGGCAAATGCGGTGGATATTGTGGCGATTGAACTGCTGTGCGCTTGTCAGGCGATTGAATTTCACCGCCCGCTGCGTGCTTCGGTAGGTACGGAACTGACGCTGTCTCAGGTACGCCAGCAGGTCGCGTTTCGTGAAACCGATACGCCGCTGTACACGGATATGCATGCCGTCCGGGATCTGATTGCTGATGGGGAGCTGAGCCGCCAGCTTACTTTACTGATAAAGGAGGGGGCTGATGAGTGA
- a CDS encoding Clp protease/crotonase-like domain-containing protein has product MARFAIIWHTQRLWRTRGKWRAMLLCSRRINGKEVRLAVLVQSDKQQAQALSCACQINKAAPLASVMFIKAVLARDEMPLRADGVYERLIADDDEGWRRFRRSTPQFSRC; this is encoded by the coding sequence GTGGCACGCTTCGCGATTATCTGGCACACGCAGCGGCTGTGGCGTACGCGAGGGAAATGGCGGGCAATGCTGCTTTGCTCAAGACGTATCAATGGCAAAGAGGTGCGCCTGGCAGTGCTGGTTCAGTCTGATAAACAGCAAGCGCAGGCGTTAAGCTGCGCGTGCCAAATCAACAAAGCCGCGCCGCTGGCATCCGTAATGTTCATAAAAGCTGTACTGGCCCGCGACGAAATGCCGCTGCGCGCGGATGGGGTTTATGAGCGGTTAATTGCCGATGATGACGAGGGCTGGCGGCGTTTCAGAAGGTCGACGCCGCAGTTTAGCCGGTGTTAA
- a CDS encoding HutD/Ves family protein, giving the protein MRLLPYSGYAEMRWKNGQGVTREVCRFPASEQYDWRISVATIREDGAFSCFSGYLRSISVLEGEGMFLTIDDQRSALIPPFQATDFNGDSQVFCEVVGGPLLDFNVIYRRETTQATVCWERDGTWQHQQGTMLLFNAGNRLDVIVGGECHTLHHYDSLLIDNPAMVTVNAGSDTLFACVTLTSVNTG; this is encoded by the coding sequence ATGAGGCTGCTGCCTTATAGCGGCTACGCCGAGATGCGCTGGAAAAATGGCCAGGGCGTCACCCGCGAAGTGTGTCGTTTTCCCGCCAGCGAGCAGTATGACTGGCGCATATCGGTTGCGACGATCCGCGAAGACGGGGCGTTTTCATGTTTCTCCGGTTACCTGCGAAGCATCAGCGTGCTGGAAGGCGAAGGCATGTTCCTGACAATTGATGACCAGCGTAGCGCGTTAATTCCACCGTTTCAGGCGACGGATTTTAACGGCGACAGCCAGGTATTCTGCGAGGTTGTCGGCGGGCCGTTGCTCGATTTCAACGTGATTTACCGCCGTGAAACCACCCAGGCAACGGTATGCTGGGAGCGCGATGGCACATGGCAACATCAGCAGGGAACAATGCTGCTGTTCAATGCCGGAAATCGTCTTGACGTCATCGTCGGAGGCGAATGCCATACCCTGCATCATTACGACAGCCTGCTAATCGATAACCCGGCGATGGTTACCGTCAACGCAGGCAGCGACACGCTTTTCGCCTGCGTGACGCTAACATCCGTTAACACCGGCTAA
- the hutC gene encoding histidine utilization repressor, which translates to MEQSDIFKAAAGETRLDQPAPFYERVKSMIKTNIHSGAWPVNYRVPSESELVSQFGYSRMTINRALRELTAEGLLVRMQGVGTFVAEVRGQSALLEINNIADEIASRGHRHHARVLELTQQHADAQQALAFNLPKGSRLFHSLICHYEDGVPVMLEDRLVNALIVPDYLQQDFTRITPNAYLSSIAPIVEGEHIIEAVNVPRSECVYLEIDEHTPCLQVNRRTWTGRQDKKIVTSVRLVYPGSRYRLEGSMRK; encoded by the coding sequence ATGGAGCAAAGCGATATTTTTAAAGCAGCCGCAGGCGAGACACGTCTCGATCAGCCCGCCCCTTTCTATGAAAGGGTGAAGAGCATGATTAAAACCAACATTCACAGCGGCGCCTGGCCGGTGAACTACCGTGTGCCGTCCGAAAGCGAACTGGTCAGCCAGTTTGGCTACAGCCGGATGACCATTAACCGCGCACTGCGTGAACTGACCGCCGAAGGGCTGCTGGTGCGTATGCAGGGCGTTGGCACCTTTGTCGCCGAAGTCCGCGGGCAGTCTGCATTGCTGGAAATCAACAACATTGCCGATGAGATTGCCAGCCGCGGCCATCGCCATCATGCCAGAGTGCTGGAGCTGACCCAGCAGCATGCAGATGCGCAGCAAGCGCTGGCTTTTAATCTGCCGAAAGGCAGTCGCCTGTTCCATTCGTTGATTTGCCATTATGAAGATGGCGTTCCGGTGATGCTGGAAGACAGGCTGGTGAATGCACTGATTGTGCCAGACTATTTGCAACAGGATTTCACCCGTATCACCCCGAATGCCTATCTCTCGTCCATCGCACCGATTGTCGAAGGCGAGCATATTATCGAGGCGGTGAACGTGCCCCGCAGCGAGTGCGTTTACCTGGAAATAGATGAGCACACCCCCTGCCTGCAAGTGAACCGCCGCACCTGGACCGGTCGTCAGGACAAGAAAATCGTCACCAGCGTGCGCCTGGTCTATCCGGGTTCGCGTTACCGCCTGGAAGGAAGCATGCGCAAATGA
- a CDS encoding formimidoylglutamate deiminase has protein sequence MTVYFAAKALLPQGWAENVRITVSPQGIITALESGSQPDDTTIRLEGFLVPGMPNLHSHAFQRAMAGLTEVVGDPADSFWTWRDLMYRLVDKITPEQLEIIASYLYIEMLKAGYTSVAEFHYLHHDRGGKPYAQPAELALRISQAAKTAGIGLTLLPVLYSFSGFGGQPATAGQSRFIHDTESYLALHNTLTSQLAAEPMQRTGLCFHSLRAVTPEQMQNVLKACPQKQPVHIHIAEQQKEVDDCVAWSGLRPVEWLYQHMPVDEQWCLIHATHITSQETHQIAASGAVAGLCLTTEANLGDGIFPGPDYLAQQGRWGIGSDSHISVSVSEDLRWFEYGQRLHKRRRNLLSLPDEPYVGNVLYQGALQGGRRALGQAIGQLAPGDRADMLLLDSRDPFLAAAGDRDRLNRWIFACSTNPIKRVMTGGRWVIEEGRHAQEEQVTSAFIKVMQQLMA, from the coding sequence ATGACGGTATATTTCGCGGCAAAAGCATTGTTGCCGCAGGGCTGGGCGGAGAATGTTCGCATTACGGTTTCCCCGCAGGGCATCATCACCGCGCTCGAAAGCGGTAGTCAGCCAGACGACACGACGATTCGTCTGGAAGGTTTTTTGGTGCCGGGCATGCCAAACCTGCATTCGCACGCTTTTCAGCGTGCAATGGCCGGGCTAACCGAAGTGGTGGGCGATCCGGCAGACAGCTTCTGGACATGGCGCGATTTGATGTACCGGCTGGTGGATAAAATCACCCCCGAACAGCTGGAAATCATTGCCAGTTATCTGTACATCGAAATGCTGAAGGCGGGTTATACCTCCGTTGCCGAATTTCACTATTTGCACCACGATCGTGGCGGAAAACCTTACGCACAGCCAGCCGAACTGGCGTTGCGTATTTCGCAGGCGGCGAAAACGGCGGGTATTGGCCTGACATTACTGCCGGTGCTATATAGTTTCTCTGGTTTTGGCGGGCAGCCAGCGACCGCCGGGCAGAGCCGCTTTATTCACGATACGGAAAGTTATCTGGCACTGCATAATACACTGACTTCCCAGCTTGCTGCTGAGCCGATGCAGCGTACCGGGCTGTGCTTCCACTCGCTGCGAGCCGTTACGCCGGAACAGATGCAGAACGTGCTTAAGGCCTGTCCGCAAAAGCAGCCGGTACATATTCATATTGCCGAGCAGCAAAAAGAGGTTGATGACTGCGTGGCCTGGTCTGGATTGCGTCCGGTAGAGTGGCTTTATCAGCATATGCCGGTGGATGAGCAGTGGTGTCTGATCCATGCCACGCACATTACGTCGCAGGAAACCCACCAGATTGCCGCTTCCGGCGCAGTGGCGGGTCTTTGCCTGACGACTGAAGCCAATCTTGGCGATGGTATTTTTCCGGGGCCGGACTATCTTGCGCAGCAGGGGCGTTGGGGAATTGGCTCCGACAGCCATATCAGCGTCAGTGTCAGCGAGGATTTGCGCTGGTTTGAGTACGGGCAACGATTACACAAACGGCGGCGCAACTTACTGTCTTTGCCGGATGAACCCTATGTAGGAAATGTGCTGTATCAGGGGGCATTGCAGGGTGGACGCCGTGCGCTGGGGCAGGCGATTGGTCAACTGGCGCCAGGCGATCGTGCGGATATGCTGTTGCTCGACAGCCGCGATCCCTTCCTGGCTGCCGCAGGCGATCGTGACCGTCTGAACCGCTGGATTTTCGCCTGTTCGACAAACCCGATAAAAAGAGTGATGACAGGAGGGCGCTGGGTGATTGAAGAGGGGCGTCACGCGCAGGAAGAGCAGGTGACCTCCGCGTTTATTAAGGTCATGCAGCAACTGATGGCGTAA
- a CDS encoding formate/nitrite transporter family protein — MDNIKEEKLDKHSDDIQVESDEKKSGKKIELDEERLPSRAMAIHEHIRQDGEKELERDAMALFWSAIAAGLSMSASLLAKGIFHVQLDGVPGGFLLENLGYTFGFIIVIMARQQLFTENTVTAVLPVMQKPSWVNFGLMTRLWSVVLLGNLVGTAIAAWAFEYMPIFDEATRDAFVKIGMEVMKNTPLEMFSNAIISGWIIATMVWMFPSAGAAKIVVIILMTWLIALADTTHIVVGAVEIFYLVFNGTLPWSEFIWPFALPTLAGNICGGTFIFALLSHAQIRNDMINARKAEAKARADEQKQKRDGTEKEA, encoded by the coding sequence GTGGACAATATTAAAGAAGAGAAACTCGACAAACACAGCGATGACATACAAGTGGAGAGCGACGAGAAGAAAAGTGGGAAGAAAATAGAACTTGATGAAGAGCGCCTGCCCTCACGTGCGATGGCAATTCATGAACATATTCGCCAGGACGGCGAAAAAGAGCTGGAACGCGACGCGATGGCGCTGTTCTGGTCAGCGATTGCGGCGGGCTTATCGATGAGCGCGTCGCTGCTGGCAAAGGGGATTTTCCACGTACAGCTCGACGGCGTTCCCGGCGGTTTTCTGCTGGAGAACCTCGGTTACACCTTTGGCTTTATTATTGTCATCATGGCGCGCCAGCAGCTGTTTACCGAAAACACCGTCACGGCCGTATTGCCAGTAATGCAGAAACCCAGTTGGGTTAACTTTGGCCTGATGACGCGCTTATGGAGCGTGGTGTTACTGGGGAATCTGGTGGGTACAGCTATTGCTGCCTGGGCGTTCGAGTATATGCCCATATTCGATGAAGCCACGCGCGACGCTTTTGTCAAAATTGGCATGGAGGTGATGAAGAACACGCCGCTGGAGATGTTCTCTAACGCCATTATCTCTGGCTGGATCATCGCTACTATGGTGTGGATGTTCCCATCGGCTGGCGCAGCGAAAATTGTGGTGATCATTTTAATGACCTGGCTTATCGCACTGGCGGACACCACGCATATCGTGGTCGGCGCGGTGGAGATTTTCTATCTGGTGTTTAACGGTACGCTGCCCTGGAGCGAATTTATCTGGCCTTTCGCCCTGCCGACACTGGCCGGGAATATTTGCGGCGGCACCTTTATTTTTGCCCTGCTCAGTCACGCGCAGATCCGTAACGATATGATCAATGCGCGTAAAGCCGAAGCAAAAGCCCGCGCCGACGAGCAAAAACAGAAACGTGACGGCACAGAAAAAGAGGCATAA